A single genomic interval of Geotrypetes seraphini chromosome 1, aGeoSer1.1, whole genome shotgun sequence harbors:
- the LOC117350227 gene encoding uncharacterized protein LOC117350227 gives MVISKGLGALEIYLDAEEGVTFKTDNDMYWNSYYEVYRYIIMPLEFKDECSKFLLTRLPSGKILLRDVRDMYLSCTPHDGVGHIMPDKESPDRFCEFEPYFEEDKVALKAANGMFVCRAYRRMHFIEASKPTPEECCRFRLQIGDLLYPCYDIFSVVVGDTSHVRCQPSVVKKETFVNKTDQPVSHTFNLGWEMRATETTTWNHLWGLESITSGTFTLQGMEATVTYNGGYLKTVSTFKNISEKRSSTVNVPEHSKAIAQLVVTKQDQVTVPFAVNVRKTKKDGESFYMEEKGSWKGLVYTDVTLETKDEPDRGDQCTAV, from the exons ATG GTGATCTCCAAAGGCTTGGGAGCACTGGAGATATACCTAGATGCAGAGGAAGGGGTAACTTTCAAGACAGATAATGATATGTACTGGAACTCATATTATGAAGTATACCGCTACATCATAATGCCTCTGGAATTCAAAGATGAATGCAGCAAGTTTCTGTTAACTCGACTTCCCTCAGGCAAAATCCTGCTACGTGATGTCCGTGATATGTATCTCAGTTGTACCCCTCATGATGGAGTTGGCCACATTATGCCTGATAAGGAGTCCCCTGATCGCTTCTGTGAGTTTGAACCCTACTTTGAAGAGGACAAGGTGGCCCTCAAGGCTGCTAATGGCATGTTTGTCTGCCGGGCATACCGGAGGATGCATTTTATTGAAGCATCAAAGCCCACACCAGAGGAGTGCTGCCGTTTCCGACTCCAGATTGGAGACCTCCTTTATCCCTGTTATGACATTTTCAGTGTGGTAGTAGGGGACACAAGCCATGTAAGATGCCAGCCTAGTGTGGTGAAAAAGGAAACCTTTGTCAACAAAACAGATCAGCCTGTGAGCCATACTTTCAACTTGGGCTGGGAAATGCGAGCCACCGAGACCACTACTTGGAACCACCTGTGGGGCCTGGAGTCCATCACTTCAGGCACCTTTACTCTACAGGGGATGGAAGCCACGGTCACTTACAATGGAGGCTATCTGAAAACAGTCTCAACCTTCAAGAATATTTCCGAGAAGAGGTCTTCCACAGTTAATGTGCCAGAACATAGCAAGGCAATAGCACAGCTGGTGGTGACAAAGCAGGACCAGGTGACGGTGCCTTTCGCAGTAAACGTAAGGAAGACTAAGAAGGATGGAGAATCGTTCTATATGGAGGAAAAGGGTTCTTGGAAGGGCCTGGTGTATACTGATGTAACATTGGAGACCAAGGATGAACCAGATCGTGGTGATCAGTGCACAGCTGTATAA
- the LOC117350232 gene encoding olfactory receptor 5V1-like, with protein sequence MDRRNHTGVTEFIILGLSNGHDSQIILFISFLIVYLITITGNLIILTLITKDSRLHSPMYFFLANLSTVDLVCVSVTIPKMLDNFLSERKSISFFGCMLQMYCFQFLIVVECYILTAMAYDRYVAICHPLNYPLIMNRRFRVQLVAGCWFIGFINSVTEAACIGTLDFCGPNAVDHFFCDVPPLYKLSCSSVFAQEIVFLVVVSICGIMPLLLVVASYVCIISAILKIRTSEGRRRTFSTCASHLIVVTLYYVSGTYCYMRPYSMYALSEEVKLIAVIYSVINPMLNPIIYSLRNKEVIGAFKTLFLKQRFS encoded by the coding sequence ATGGATAGAAGAAACCACACTGGTGTGACTGAATTCATTATACTGGGACTATCTAATGGCCATGATTCCCAGATCATCCTCTTCATCTCATTTCTCATCGTCTACCTCATCACCATCACGGGGAACCTGATCATCCTTACCCTCATCACCAAAGATTCCCGCCTCCACAGTCCCATGTACTTCTTCCTGGCCAACCTCTCCACTGTTGACTTGGTTTGTGTCTCTGTCACTATCCCCAAAATGTTGGACAATTTTCTATCTGAGAGGAAGTCCATTTCCTTCTTTGGCTGCATGTTGCAGATGTATTGCTTCCAGTTCTTAATTGTAGTGGAGTGTTATATCTTAACAGCTATGGCCTATGATCGCTATGTTGCCATCTGTCACCCATTGAATTACCCATTGATTATGAACAGAAGATTCCGTGTTCAGCTTGTTGCTGGCTGCTGGTTCATAGGCTTCATAAATTCAGTGACAGAGGCTGCCTGCATCGGTACTTTGGACTTCTGTGGCCCTAATGCTGTCGATCACTTTTTCTGTGATGTCCCCCCACTCTACAAGCTTTCctgctccagtgtttttgcccaAGAAATCGTCTTCTTGGTGGTCGTCTCCATCTGTGGCATCATGCCCTTACTGCTGGTGGTGGCATCGTATGTCTGCATCATCTCTGCCATCTTGAAGATCCGCACGTCTGAAGGGCGACGCAGGACATTCTCCACCTGTGCCTCACATCTGATAGTGGTGACATTATACTACGTTAGTGGGACTTATTGCTATATGCGTCCCTATTCCATGTATGCATTGAGTGAGGAGGTGAAGTTGATAGCAGTGATATACAGTGTTATTAACCCTATGCTAAACCCCATCATTTACAGTCTGAGGAACAAGGAGGTCATAGGGGCATTTAAGACATTGTTCCTAAAGCAGAGATTCTCCTAA